The following are encoded together in the Paludisphaera mucosa genome:
- a CDS encoding glycine--tRNA ligase — MELEMDKLVSLCKRRGFIFPSSEVYGGINGFWDYGPLGVELKRNIKDAWWRDNVQMRDDMVGLDCSIIMNPRVWEASGHVGGFSDPMVDCRATKERYRADQMYVFAYVFPATNSKGEPTEAWLAGLGGSPEEAAEPVEKRAAKLAKKFGKPADPPVVTPYLQIAADDRIKVVGPSTDETGTLTEPRSFNLMFKTFVGALESESNVAYLRPETAQGIFANFKNVVDTARVKLPFGIAQVGKSFRNEINPRNFTFRSREFEQMEIEFFCRPEEAKDWYKYWRDLRFAWYTGLGLKSEKLRLRDHDPEELAFYSTATADIEYAFPFGVSELEGIAHRGAYDLTQHMKFSGKDLSYFDEEKKERFTPHVIEPSAGADRATLAFLCEAYVEDEVAGETRTVLKFHPRIAPVKAAVFPLVKRDGMPEKAEAIYRELKRSQNVYYDEKGAIGRRYRRQDEAGTPFCITIDSQTATDDTVTFRDRDSCRQWRVPAAGAVQALRDLLDGKAVPGAE, encoded by the coding sequence ATGGAACTGGAAATGGACAAGCTGGTCTCGCTGTGCAAGCGGCGAGGGTTCATCTTCCCCTCGAGCGAGGTCTACGGCGGGATCAACGGGTTCTGGGACTACGGCCCGCTGGGCGTCGAGCTGAAGCGGAACATCAAGGACGCCTGGTGGCGCGACAACGTCCAGATGCGCGACGACATGGTCGGCCTGGACTGCTCGATCATCATGAACCCGCGGGTCTGGGAGGCGTCGGGCCACGTCGGCGGGTTCAGCGACCCGATGGTCGACTGCCGCGCCACGAAGGAGCGCTACCGCGCCGACCAGATGTACGTCTTCGCCTACGTCTTCCCGGCGACGAACTCCAAGGGCGAGCCGACCGAGGCCTGGCTCGCCGGGCTGGGGGGCTCGCCCGAGGAGGCCGCCGAGCCCGTCGAGAAGCGCGCGGCGAAGCTCGCCAAGAAGTTCGGCAAGCCGGCCGACCCGCCGGTCGTCACCCCCTATCTGCAGATCGCCGCCGACGACCGCATCAAGGTCGTCGGCCCCTCGACCGACGAGACCGGGACGCTCACCGAGCCCCGCTCGTTCAACCTGATGTTCAAGACGTTCGTCGGCGCGCTCGAATCGGAGTCGAACGTCGCCTACCTGCGGCCCGAGACGGCGCAGGGGATCTTCGCCAACTTCAAGAACGTGGTCGACACGGCGCGGGTCAAGCTGCCCTTCGGCATCGCCCAGGTCGGCAAGAGCTTCCGCAACGAGATCAACCCCCGCAACTTCACCTTCCGCTCGCGCGAGTTCGAGCAGATGGAGATCGAGTTCTTCTGCCGGCCCGAGGAGGCGAAGGACTGGTACAAGTACTGGCGCGACCTGCGGTTCGCCTGGTACACGGGCCTGGGCCTGAAGTCGGAGAAGCTGCGGCTCCGCGACCACGACCCCGAGGAGCTGGCCTTCTACTCGACGGCCACCGCCGACATCGAGTACGCCTTCCCCTTCGGCGTCAGCGAGCTGGAGGGCATCGCCCACCGCGGCGCGTACGACCTGACCCAGCACATGAAGTTCAGCGGCAAGGACCTGTCCTACTTCGACGAGGAGAAGAAGGAGCGGTTCACCCCCCACGTCATCGAGCCCTCGGCCGGGGCCGACCGCGCCACGCTGGCCTTCCTGTGCGAGGCCTACGTCGAGGACGAGGTGGCCGGCGAGACCCGCACCGTCCTGAAGTTCCACCCCCGGATCGCCCCCGTGAAGGCCGCCGTCTTCCCGCTGGTCAAGCGCGACGGCATGCCCGAGAAGGCCGAGGCGATCTACCGCGAGCTGAAGCGCTCCCAGAACGTCTACTACGACGAGAAGGGGGCGATCGGCCGCCGCTACCGCCGCCAGGACGAGGCCGGCACGCCGTTCTGCATCACCATCGACAGCCAGACCGCGACCGACGACACCGTGACCTTCCGCGACCGCGACAGTTGCCGCCAGTGGCGCGTCCCGGCCGCCGGCGCGGTGCAGGCGCTGCGGGACCTGCTCGACGGCAAGGCCGTCCCCGGGGCCGAGTGA